A single Cucumis melo cultivar AY chromosome 4, USDA_Cmelo_AY_1.0, whole genome shotgun sequence DNA region contains:
- the LOC103489848 gene encoding BRCA1-associated RING domain protein 1 isoform X2 encodes MSDFSTNANTSRFLNPWLLHFQKMGLELKCPLCLGFFDDPILLPCNHLFCKGCMPFAAQIGSVCPLCKAGFVDRDMRPAPFMDKMVSIYRSLDATFSTNMSKLVSTDVGAAVEQSRFGQSVSYVANNCKEFEGCSMPVDCKREHHRVEGSKGEHGRHEDCIMPPVSQTDQLSSGSPPSFGDGKVSDDSSDEYRGHGSKNTSDWTSIITNADDKRLQLSKCTSSASEEEGHLRDLKRQKLNYGQLKLGISSADQTHPPVSEPGNSETSNSAMEHKSQVTIASSMPLADADDTIVRNVKCAFCQSSKVTEDTGAVLHYINGRLVDGVEAASPNVIHVHKLCVEWAPQAYFQGDDVHNLKAEVARGSKLKCSKCGLKGAALGCYLRSCQKSYHVPCALEIDECRWDMDNFLLLCPSHTSARFPDERSKPRKMPRDQASLLQMNQKVLSNWASPSDGVNKWTFCGSALSAEERNILVKFAKLIGATVSKLWKPDVTHVIASTDENGACTRTYKVLMGILNGIWILNMDWVKDCIKEKCPLNEEAYEIALDNYGCTDGPKTGRLRVLNKEPKLFIGLSFYFTGDFPPAYEEDLQDLVITAGGTVLENEELAATSCNVQAAPKVLVVYNLDSPGGCKVGEEVSILWQRMNEAEGIAAKVGAQVIGHTWLVESIAMGSLQPFVSC; translated from the exons ATGTCCGATTTCTCAACCAATGCCAACACCTCCAGGTTCTTGAACCCTTGGCTTCTTCATTTCCAGAAAATGGGACTTGAACTCAAGTGTCCTCTCTG CTTAGGCTTCTTCGATGATCCAATTCTGCTTCCTTGCAATCACCTCTTTTGCAA GGGTTGCATGCCATTTGCAGCTCAGATTGGATCGGTTTGTCCTCTATGCAAAGCAGGATTTGTCGACCGAG ACATGAGGCCTGCTCCTTTCATGGACAAGATGGTGTCAATTTACAGGAGTCTGGATGCGACATTCTCTACAAATATGTCTAAACTAGTCTCGACTG ACGTTGGGGCAGCTGTGGAGCAATCGCGTTTTGGTCAGTCTGTTTCTTATGTTGCCAACAACTGCAAGGAATTTGAGGGATGCAGCATGCCAGTTGACTGTAAACGTGAACATCATCGTGTTGAGGGTAGTAAAGGTGAGCATGGGAGGCATGAGGATTGTATAATGCCACCTGTGAGTCAGACAGACCAGTTATCATCAGGAAGCCCACCTTCGTTTGGTGATGGCAAGGTCTCAGATGACAGTAGTGATGAGTACCGTGGTCAT GGATCTAAAAACACTTCAGATTGGACATCTATTATAACTAATGCTGATGACAAAAGGTTGCAATTGTCAAAGTGTACAAGTTCTGCTTCTGAAGAGGAAGGTCACCTGAGGGACCTCAAGAGACAAAAGTTGAATTATGGTCAGTTAAAGTTAGGCATAAGCAGTGCCGATCAAACCCATCCTCCAGTTTCAGAGCCTGGAAATTCAGAGACTTCGAATTCTGCGATGGAACACAAATCTCAAGTAACTATTGCTAGCAGCATGCCTCTTGCTGATGCAGATGACACAATTGTGAGAAATGTCAAATGTGCATTTTGCCAGTCATCTAAAGTTACAGAG GATACTGGAGCTGTCCTGCATTATATTAATGGCAGATTGGTCGATGGAGTTGAGGCAGCAAGTCCAAATGTCATACATGTTCACAAACTTTGTGTTGAATG GGCACCACAGGCATACTTTCAGGGTGATGATGTCCATAATTTGAAGGCTGAAGTGGCAAGGGGTTCAAAGCTTAAGTGCAGTAAATGTGGGCTAAAAGGAGCAGCCCTAGGTTGTTATTTGAGGTCTTGCCAGAAAAGCTATCATGTTCCTTGTGCACTTGAAATAGACGAATGCCGTTGGGACATG GACAATTTTCTTCTTCTGTGCCCCTCACATACGTCAGCAAGATTTCCAGATGAAAGGTCTAAGCCTAGGAAGATGCCTAGAGATCAGGCTTCTCTATTACAAAT GAACCAGAAGGTCTTGAGCAATTGGGCATCTCCATCAGATGGGGTGAACAAATGGACGTTTTGTGGGTCAGCTCTGTCTGCTGAAGAAAGG AATATTCTGGTTAAGTTTGCGAAACTAATTGGTGCCACAGTTTCCAAATTATGGAAGCCAGATGTGACTCATGTTATTGCGTCCACAGATGAGAATGGTGCATGTACTCGGACATATAAAGTCCTTATGGGGATATTGAATGGAATATGGATTCTGAATATGGATT GGGTAAAAGATTGCATAAAAGAAAAGTGTCCATTGAACGAGGAAGCTTATGAAATTGCTCTTGACAACTACGGGTGTACTGATGGTCCCAAGACTGGCAGGCTGAGGGTTTTAAACAAA GAACCCAAGCTCTTCATTGGCTTGAGTTTCTATTTCACTGGTGATTTTCCACCGGCCTACGAGGAGGATCTTCAAGATTTGGTAATAACTGCCGGAGGTACTGTATTAGAGAATGAAGAATTGGCAGCAACAAGTTGCAATGTCCAGGCTGCACCAAAGGTGTTGGTTGTTTATAATCTCGATTCTCCTGGAGGATGCAAAGTGGGGGAGGAGGTTTCTATTCTCTGGCAACGAATGAATGAGGCAGAGGGAATAGCTGCAAAAGTTGGAGCCCAGGTCATTGGTCATACTTGGCTTGTGGAATCCATTGCAATGGGAAGCTTGCAACCTTTTGTCAGCTGCTAA
- the LOC103489847 gene encoding heterogeneous nuclear ribonucleoprotein 1-like encodes MDSDEGKLFIGGIAWDTSEEKLRDYFSQFGEVIQAVIMRDKTTGRPRGFGFVVFSDPSLLDQVLQDKHTIDGRQVEAKRALSREEQQTSTRSGINNSGRSSGGSGYFRTKKIFVGGLPSALTEDGFRQYFESYGQVTDVVIMYDQNTQRPRGFGFITFDNEDAVDRVLYKSFHELNGKLVEVKRALPKDANPGSGGRGGYQNYGASGTNSNSFDGRSDGNRYMQPQSTAGGFPPYSGYSVSGYGYGGPNSGVPYGSYGSYGVGMYGGANAGFGGPAGPFGNPGAVNAGYLSGAPGAMKSSWTNQAPGYGGPGYGASPGFGAAAPWNASGTGAPPSAPRGQSPSGASGYGNQGYYGGNDGTYGGYGASGGRAASAPNSNVGTGQSGEQHGMSGGYMGSGYGDANGNSGYTGGGWRSDASQTPGGYGGGYGGNQSRHG; translated from the exons ATGGACTCCGACGAGGGTAAGCTTTTCATTGGTGGAATAGCTTGGGACACCTCCGAGGAGAAGCTTAGGGACTATTTCTCTCAATTCGGTGAGGTTATTCAAGCCGTTATTATGCGCGACAAGACCACTGGCCGTCCTCGTGGTTTTGGCTTTGTTGTCTTCTCTGATCCTTCCCTTCTCGATCAGGTTCTTCAAGATAAGCACACCATCGATGGCCGCcag GTGGAGGCAAAAAGGGCGCTATCAAGAGAGGAACAACAAACTTCCACAAGAAGTGGCATTAACAACTCCGGTAGAAGTTCTGGAGGTAGTGGATATTTTAGGACCAAGAAAATATTTGTGGGAGGCCTACCATCGGCACTAACAGAAGATGGGTTCCGGCAGTATTTTGAAAGTTATGGTCAAGTAACTGATGTAGTGATAATGTATGACCAAAATACTCAAAGACCTCGTGGATTTGGTTTCATAACATTTGACAATGAAGATGCAGTTGATAGAGTACTTTATAAGAGCTTTCATGAACTGAATGGTAAACTTGTAGAGGTGAAACGGGCACTTCCTAAAGATGCAAATCCAGGAAGTGGTGGCCGTGGAGGCTATCAAAATTATGGTGCTTCCGGCACTAATTCTAACAGCTTTGATGGTAGATCAGATGGCAATAGATATATGCAACCTCAGTCTACTGCTGGTGGTTTCCCCCCATATTCTGGTTATAGTGTATCAGGTTATGGTTATGGAGGACCGAACAGTGGTGTCCCTTATGGAAGTTACGGTAGTTATGGTGTCGGTATGTATGGTGGTGCAAATGCTGGATTTGGTGGTCCAGCTGGACCATTTGGAAATCCAGGTGCTGTCAATGCTGGTTATCTAAGTGGAGCACCTGGGGCCATGAAAAGTTCTTGGACCAACCAAGCTCCAGGATACGGTGGTCCTGGCTATGGTGCCAGTCCAGGCTTTGGGGCTGCAGCTCCTTGGAATGCCTCAGGTACTGGAGCACCTCCTTCTGCCCCAAGGGGCCAATCGCCTAGTGGGGCTTCCGGGTATGGGAATCAGGGTTATTATGGTGGAAACGATGGTACTTATGGTGGCTATGGAGCCTCTGGTGGACGAGCTGCAAGTGCTCCAAATAGCAATGTTGGTACAGGTCAAAGTGGAGAGCAACATGGCATGAGCGGTGGGTACATGGGGAGTGGCTATGGTGACGCTAATGGAAATTCGGGTTACACCGGTGGTGGCTGGAGATCTGATGCTTCACAGACTCCAGGTGGTTATGGTGGTGGATATGGTGGCAATCAGTCCAGGCATGGTTAA
- the LOC103489848 gene encoding BRCA1-associated RING domain protein 1 isoform X1, whose protein sequence is MSDFSTNANTSRFLNPWLLHFQKMGLELKCPLCLGFFDDPILLPCNHLFCKGCMPFAAQIGSVCPLCKAGFVDRDMRPAPFMDKMVSIYRSLDATFSTNMSKLVSTVDVGAAVEQSRFGQSVSYVANNCKEFEGCSMPVDCKREHHRVEGSKGEHGRHEDCIMPPVSQTDQLSSGSPPSFGDGKVSDDSSDEYRGHGSKNTSDWTSIITNADDKRLQLSKCTSSASEEEGHLRDLKRQKLNYGQLKLGISSADQTHPPVSEPGNSETSNSAMEHKSQVTIASSMPLADADDTIVRNVKCAFCQSSKVTEDTGAVLHYINGRLVDGVEAASPNVIHVHKLCVEWAPQAYFQGDDVHNLKAEVARGSKLKCSKCGLKGAALGCYLRSCQKSYHVPCALEIDECRWDMDNFLLLCPSHTSARFPDERSKPRKMPRDQASLLQMNQKVLSNWASPSDGVNKWTFCGSALSAEERNILVKFAKLIGATVSKLWKPDVTHVIASTDENGACTRTYKVLMGILNGIWILNMDWVKDCIKEKCPLNEEAYEIALDNYGCTDGPKTGRLRVLNKEPKLFIGLSFYFTGDFPPAYEEDLQDLVITAGGTVLENEELAATSCNVQAAPKVLVVYNLDSPGGCKVGEEVSILWQRMNEAEGIAAKVGAQVIGHTWLVESIAMGSLQPFVSC, encoded by the exons ATGTCCGATTTCTCAACCAATGCCAACACCTCCAGGTTCTTGAACCCTTGGCTTCTTCATTTCCAGAAAATGGGACTTGAACTCAAGTGTCCTCTCTG CTTAGGCTTCTTCGATGATCCAATTCTGCTTCCTTGCAATCACCTCTTTTGCAA GGGTTGCATGCCATTTGCAGCTCAGATTGGATCGGTTTGTCCTCTATGCAAAGCAGGATTTGTCGACCGAG ACATGAGGCCTGCTCCTTTCATGGACAAGATGGTGTCAATTTACAGGAGTCTGGATGCGACATTCTCTACAAATATGTCTAAACTAGTCTCGACTG TAGACGTTGGGGCAGCTGTGGAGCAATCGCGTTTTGGTCAGTCTGTTTCTTATGTTGCCAACAACTGCAAGGAATTTGAGGGATGCAGCATGCCAGTTGACTGTAAACGTGAACATCATCGTGTTGAGGGTAGTAAAGGTGAGCATGGGAGGCATGAGGATTGTATAATGCCACCTGTGAGTCAGACAGACCAGTTATCATCAGGAAGCCCACCTTCGTTTGGTGATGGCAAGGTCTCAGATGACAGTAGTGATGAGTACCGTGGTCAT GGATCTAAAAACACTTCAGATTGGACATCTATTATAACTAATGCTGATGACAAAAGGTTGCAATTGTCAAAGTGTACAAGTTCTGCTTCTGAAGAGGAAGGTCACCTGAGGGACCTCAAGAGACAAAAGTTGAATTATGGTCAGTTAAAGTTAGGCATAAGCAGTGCCGATCAAACCCATCCTCCAGTTTCAGAGCCTGGAAATTCAGAGACTTCGAATTCTGCGATGGAACACAAATCTCAAGTAACTATTGCTAGCAGCATGCCTCTTGCTGATGCAGATGACACAATTGTGAGAAATGTCAAATGTGCATTTTGCCAGTCATCTAAAGTTACAGAG GATACTGGAGCTGTCCTGCATTATATTAATGGCAGATTGGTCGATGGAGTTGAGGCAGCAAGTCCAAATGTCATACATGTTCACAAACTTTGTGTTGAATG GGCACCACAGGCATACTTTCAGGGTGATGATGTCCATAATTTGAAGGCTGAAGTGGCAAGGGGTTCAAAGCTTAAGTGCAGTAAATGTGGGCTAAAAGGAGCAGCCCTAGGTTGTTATTTGAGGTCTTGCCAGAAAAGCTATCATGTTCCTTGTGCACTTGAAATAGACGAATGCCGTTGGGACATG GACAATTTTCTTCTTCTGTGCCCCTCACATACGTCAGCAAGATTTCCAGATGAAAGGTCTAAGCCTAGGAAGATGCCTAGAGATCAGGCTTCTCTATTACAAAT GAACCAGAAGGTCTTGAGCAATTGGGCATCTCCATCAGATGGGGTGAACAAATGGACGTTTTGTGGGTCAGCTCTGTCTGCTGAAGAAAGG AATATTCTGGTTAAGTTTGCGAAACTAATTGGTGCCACAGTTTCCAAATTATGGAAGCCAGATGTGACTCATGTTATTGCGTCCACAGATGAGAATGGTGCATGTACTCGGACATATAAAGTCCTTATGGGGATATTGAATGGAATATGGATTCTGAATATGGATT GGGTAAAAGATTGCATAAAAGAAAAGTGTCCATTGAACGAGGAAGCTTATGAAATTGCTCTTGACAACTACGGGTGTACTGATGGTCCCAAGACTGGCAGGCTGAGGGTTTTAAACAAA GAACCCAAGCTCTTCATTGGCTTGAGTTTCTATTTCACTGGTGATTTTCCACCGGCCTACGAGGAGGATCTTCAAGATTTGGTAATAACTGCCGGAGGTACTGTATTAGAGAATGAAGAATTGGCAGCAACAAGTTGCAATGTCCAGGCTGCACCAAAGGTGTTGGTTGTTTATAATCTCGATTCTCCTGGAGGATGCAAAGTGGGGGAGGAGGTTTCTATTCTCTGGCAACGAATGAATGAGGCAGAGGGAATAGCTGCAAAAGTTGGAGCCCAGGTCATTGGTCATACTTGGCTTGTGGAATCCATTGCAATGGGAAGCTTGCAACCTTTTGTCAGCTGCTAA